A single window of Streptomyces sp. NBC_01116 DNA harbors:
- a CDS encoding DUF393 domain-containing protein has protein sequence MNNTATSDAEGRTVLAFDGDCGFCQAAVRQIQLRTNPRTAAVAWQMLPPELTEPHLERLDREVLLLDGDRVRAGGVAALAGLLASSPARAYRGVGRFLRLPLIRPAANLIYRWVARNRHRMPGGTAACAVPRPHN, from the coding sequence ATGAACAACACCGCGACCAGTGACGCAGAAGGACGCACCGTGCTCGCCTTCGACGGTGACTGCGGCTTCTGCCAGGCCGCTGTCCGGCAGATCCAGCTGCGGACCAACCCCCGCACAGCGGCGGTCGCCTGGCAGATGCTTCCACCAGAGCTGACCGAACCGCACCTGGAACGCCTGGACCGGGAAGTTCTCCTCTTGGACGGAGACCGAGTACGCGCCGGCGGGGTCGCCGCCCTGGCCGGTCTTCTCGCATCTTCCCCAGCCCGCGCCTACCGGGGCGTCGGACGGTTCCTGCGGCTCCCCCTGATCCGCCCGGCGGCGAACCTGATCTACCGGTGGGTGGCCAGGAACCGGCATCGGATGCCGGGCGGTACAGCAGCCTGCGCCGTGCCCCGCCCCCACAACTGA
- a CDS encoding serine hydrolase domain-containing protein: MPQVPLCILSSSHTPQVSHGHDLDRFVQIGSLTKPLTGTLLAQLASTGTLQMDDPLEQFLPAPAGTGITLRHLAEHTAALPRIPPPPTQNRPLRRLRRRSPGLSSTEPRLLHHRQPRPGSGVLQPRLRPPGRRPRLGSAGGVRGTAP, from the coding sequence ATGCCCCAAGTACCCCTCTGCATACTCAGCAGTTCCCACACGCCGCAGGTCAGCCACGGCCACGACCTCGACCGTTTCGTCCAGATCGGCTCGCTCACCAAGCCACTGACCGGAACCCTCCTCGCCCAGCTGGCCTCCACCGGAACCCTCCAGATGGACGACCCCCTCGAACAGTTCCTTCCCGCCCCCGCCGGGACCGGCATCACCCTGAGACACCTCGCGGAACACACCGCGGCCCTCCCCCGCATCCCCCCCCCGCCTACGCAGAACCGACCCCTACGCCGACTTCGACGCCGGAGCCCTGGACTCAGTAGTACGGAACCTCGACTCCTTCACCACAGGCAGCCCCGGCCGGGAAGCGGAGTACTCCAACCTCGGCTACGCCCTCCTGGGCGCCGCCCTCGCCTCGGCAGCGCGGGCGGAGTACGAGGAACTGCTCCATGA
- a CDS encoding IS5 family transposase (programmed frameshift) has protein sequence MGRGTWSWIVPDGLWEIAEPLIPPSKVRPQGGGTQDTPDETLFAAIIYVLVSGCARRALPPCFGISKSTAHRRFLIWSRAGVWGRLHEEILHRLDDAGLLDLSRAVLDSAHVRAKKGGELTGPSPVDRGKPGSKMHVLSDANGLPLLVGISAANTHDSLALKPMVQGHQTRHDPHRGRYFKPQRLHADKAYDVPHLRKWLWGKHIGVRIARKGVESSERLGRRRWVIERTMSWLTGYRRLNHRYERHPRNYLAFLGLAATLCCYKRLLRLTT, from the exons ATGGGGCGGGGTACTTGGAGTTGGATTGTTCCCGATGGGTTGTGGGAGATCGCGGAGCCGCTGATCCCGCCGTCGAAGGTGCGGCCGCAGGGTGGCGGGACGCAGGACACGCCTGATGAGACGTTGTTCGCCGCGATCATCTACGTGCTGGTCAGCGGTTGCGCCCGGCGGGCACTGCCGCCGTGCTTCGGGATATCGAAGTCGACAGCCCACCGCAGGTTCCTGATCTGGTCGAGAGCCGGTGTGTGGGGCCGGCTCCACGAGGAGATCCTGCACCGCCTGGACGACGCCGGCCTGCTCGATCTGTCCCGGGCCGTGCTCGACTCCGCGCACGTGAGGGCTA AAAAAGGGGGCGAACTCACAGGTCCGAGCCCCGTGGACCGGGGCAAGCCGGGTTCCAAGATGCACGTCCTGTCGGACGCGAACGGACTGCCCCTCCTTGTCGGGATCTCCGCTGCGAACACCCACGACAGCCTCGCGCTGAAGCCCATGGTCCAGGGCCACCAAACGAGACACGACCCCCACCGCGGGCGCTACTTCAAGCCCCAGCGCCTGCACGCGGACAAAGCCTACGACGTTCCTCACCTGCGGAAATGGCTGTGGGGCAAGCACATCGGCGTGCGCATCGCCCGCAAGGGAGTTGAGTCCAGCGAACGGCTAGGCCGCCGCAGATGGGTGATCGAGCGGACCATGTCCTGGCTGACCGGATACCGCAGACTTAACCACCGCTACGAACGCCACCCCCG